tctctctctctctctctctctctctctctctctctctctctctctctctctctctctctctctctctctctctctctctctctctctctctctctctctcttagagtAAAGTGTTCAGGTTTCCTGAGTAATTTTCAAATACACGAACTGTAGCATTGGGGCTTTCAGTTGATGATGATTGAGTGaggagtttatttatttatttttaagccGCTCCTATCAGTATAAATCAATTGGATGAAAGAGAAGTTGGATTTGACAAGTGTGCGCCCCGATGGTGTCGAAATGAAAGGTGCATTCACACTCTGTTTAAACTGTCATTACTCTTTGTCCCCTAATGCTTGGGTTCTGTGTGTATGCGCATCAATGTATACATATGCGTCCATCGCGTCACCGTCATCATGTCATTAACCGCTCACCTGCATCTCCTTTTGACTTGTGTGGCCGTCATTACTGAACTTCCACTCACGCCCCTCAAAGGCTCTCAATAGTCAACCCTTTCAAGGCTTGGTGTCGAGTGAAAGACTAGTGAAACAAAGATTGCCTCCCAAACTGTGATTCTACTAACACCATCTGCATAAATGAATGGAGGCGACTCGCTATAAAAAGACTGCGTGACTGAGCGATGCCATTCCACCCTAGACAGTCATGAAGACCTCGCCAGTTCTTCTACTGTTGTGCGTGTGGGCTGCCCACGCCCACGCTTCAGCACTAGGGGCGCAGTCCCTCGAAAGATCTTCTGCTTTTCTTCGTCTGGGAATTGCTCGCTCCTCGGGTGCACCTCTAAAGCTCCGGGTGGAAGCGTTCAGCCAACGCCACTCTCTCCGCCTGCAGCCAGCCGCCGCACCCTTCGCCAAGACGTTCAAGCTACAGATCACATCCAGGGATGAGCAAGGACGCGTCATCATTAAAGATATCGCCCACGACAAGGATGATGACGCTACGGATTTGTACGAAGACCCTGAAGCCGGCAGCGTGGTGCGGCTGAACGCTGCTGGGATAGAAGGAttcatttccccttccctcgcTCTCAACACTGCTGCTGACGGGCGATACGAGGCCGTGCGTCAGAACTATGTGGCTGAACCAGCACATCACACCAGCGACTACCTAGAGGTACCTAAGGAAGCACGCAACCAGTACCAGTCCACCGCCACCGGCCGGGTCGCGACATCCGCCACTGTTGAAATGTACATCGTCGTGGACAGCACCCTGACGGCCAAGCTGGGCTCCAATACGAATGTGAAGAATTACCTAGGGGTGTTTTGGAACGCTGTCAACCTGAGGTTCGCCACCATGACCGACCCTAAGATTAATCTGGTCCTGGCTGGCGCCCTCATCGTCCGCGACTCTTCTGACGAGACCTACATCAATGACAACATTCTCACTCAAAACTACATCAACGGCGATAACACTCTGACTTCACTGAGCAAATGGGCGTTCAACCAAAGGGACTCACTGCCTTCCCACGACATGGTGTACCTCATGACCGGCAAGGACATGGCCAGCGTGGAAAACGGCTCGATACAGAAGAACCTGGCAGGCATCGCTTGGCTGAGCGCTGCCTGCGTTGTTGTTCCGAGTCAAAAGCTATCTTACAACACAGCAATGGGCGAAGACTCCGCTCTGTACACAGGCGTGATGACCGCCGCCCACGAGGTGGCACACAACTTGGGTGCTCCACACGATGGCTCTGGAAGCGCCACGTCCTGCTCCTGGGATCAAGGCTACATCATGAGCTACGTGCAGGGCAACCCCAACAAACTGTTCTTTTCTCCGTGCTCCAAGAGTCTGATGAAAGAGTACATCTCAAGGAACGGTGCCGCTTGCCTGCACACCGACACGGCCACCTCGCAGATAACCTTGTCGTCCACGCTGCCCGGGGAGAAGGTGAGCTTGGACCAGCAGTGCCAGGCAGCCACGAAGGAGAGCGGCGCCTACGCTTCCATGTCTGTCACTGAGGACTCGCTCTGCGTCCAGCTGGTGTGTCAGtggaagaaacaggaaggaatgtACATATACACGTACACCCAAAGCACAGGACGACCTGCTGCAGAAGGTTCTCTGTGCAAGAGTGGCGGAAAATGCAAAGATGGATCCTGTCAGTAAGACGCCGACTTTGTCGCTACTGACTGGCTGATCTGAATGTGGTCAAAATGCACCTTTCATTACGTTAGGCTGGTCAGCTGACGCAATAAAGTATTAATCTATCGCAGTAAACATtgtctacttttctttccaaaCTGTAGTGGCGTTCGTGCCAAGTTACCTCGTCCCAGGAAACCTCGAAGGGAAGTCAAGGACGCGCTGCAGTGCTGGCAACGGCGCCGGTGGCAACGGAGTCCAGAGTGATGCTGCCATTTATACATTTCTAAGCAAAAactagagagggagagagagagagagagagagagagagagagagagagagagagagagagagagagagagagagagagaaacctttgTTAAATATTCCTTACTGGAGCATGTATTGTATTAGGCAATATTTTGTCCTTATATACAAACATGTGGGTATTAAGAAAGGTCCTCGGGCAGCGGCAGCGGGTGATACTTGGAATACCATTCATGAGGCGTACAATTTCTTCTTGTAGAACAGTTGTTCCTAAGCTTTTTCAAATTGTAACTCAATTTAGCTGCTACATCAAACGTGTTACGCCTCTCACAAAATGTTGTAAATACACATGTTTAATACTGGACACGTCGCGATCAGGGTTGCTGAGTGACTGTGCCTTGAAGCATATATGTCAAAATATGTTCTTTTGGCTTGTCACACacttaaatatttctttttttactaataCTGTATAGTAGTTTTAAATATTAATTGCTATCGgttcatttaattaattagaACAGGATTACCCTGGAAGTTTACATATGAAAACTAAGTTAACTTTAATCCCAATTCCAGGCACCACaatgttttcttgatttccaaaattcttcatttttttcttctgtcacaTCTCCATTACCCCGGTAAAATTACTGTATTACCCCTCGGGGTAATTTATCCCCAGTCTGGGAACCACTAGTGTAATGTATCAGACTGGCAGACACACAAGTGGCACCACAGTATGGGGACTTCATTAGGCCAAATTAAAAGGGCTAGTGACGATGCAAGAGGCAGCGGTGCGGACCAAGGTGTTTCATTACGACGAGGcgaagcacgagagagagagagccactgtCTCGTCTGAAGAGATAAAAGGACTCAGGTGCTGGGGAGACTTAAGGCAAGACAAATGAAATGAAACATTAAAGTcaaaaggaaaaccagaaggaTTATAAccactatgattttttttttctttctattagaGGCGGTAGTGTTAACGCAGTtttctaatgatgatgatgttgataatgatgatgacgataatgataacaataaaattataagcaagaataaaaaaaaagaaaatgcataaaaTTTACGTCAAAATTTATGTCGTGATCTTAGAATGTAATAGAAATAAACCATACTTACAATATAACCATAAATGAATTCCACTAATtgctaaatacacacacaaagtagACACTCAACAGAAAGATTGCATGTCTAAGAAACCAATAAGGTCTGCGATGCTCGTAAGTTTTCAGACTGCTCATGCAAAATATCTATTCAACTGGGTAAAAAAGGATTACTATAACTTGATATTCTACAATATAATTACCTAAACTGTCTTCAGGAGGgtgatattttataattttctaatAAAAGATGTCTTGGGTCATGCTCAGTAATAGCTTTCATAtttaatatcaagaagtagaaagaagTTGTGGACGTGAGTTTTCCATAATCGTTTAGTATTTTACAGAATTTACTATCTGCTTCAAGATGGCAATTCTCTTACCAGCTCGTATCACTAAACAATTGAAGAAATTTTATTGCTGCTGAATATGATGACCTGACAGTGTATTGCAAATGGGGTGTTCCCTATGGTTTGGAAAAAACTGACAGATTCACCAGCTGACTAACTTTTAAACATAAAAAGCGgtcagctgaaaaaaaaaaaatcgtttcgTTATTTGTGTGTTATCAAAGCAACAGGTAAAATACAACTCACATTTTCAACTATCATCATCAAGTAAACTACAAGAAATGTGGCAAAACGAGTTAAATACAACGTACATTATCTCGGGTTTTGGAATGCATCATCTGCTTGGAACGTAtactatttcttttcctatttacgACCTTACTTTAGCCATTTAAgttatacagtatatatatatatatatatatatatatatatatatatatatatatatatatatatatatatatatatatatatatatatatatatatatatattgatgccAAATCTTAGCGGGACAATGGTGAAGATTGTCATCGTGTCATCGTTTCCATAGATTCTCCCAACGTCTTTGAGTTgccgcgtgttttttttttgttttttttgtatgtaggaGGAAACACCGCCCaagtgcaggaaaaaaaaaaaaaaaacactgaggtaCCGGTCCTCGAACAGAGCCGAAAGCGTTAGTAAAAAATacagataagtgtcttaaacctccctcttgaaagagttttagCCATACGAAGGtcaaaatacagaagcaggcaaggagttccgtagtttatcagagaaagagatgaataactgagaatacttgttaactcttgcattagagaggtggacaaaatagggacgagagaaagaagaaaatcttgtgcagcgaggccacgggaggaggggaggcatgcagctagcaagatcagaatagcagttagcatggaaatagcggtagaagataacaaaagATGCATCACTGcggcgataagaaagaggctgaaaacagtccgttagaggagagttaataagacgaaaatcttttgattccatcctttCTAAAAGAGCTGTATAAATAGAATcctcatacatgtgaagcatactccatacatgaagaAATAAGGGCCTCGTACAGAATTAGCAAGGGGTGGGGGATGAAAAAAACTAGCCGACATGATtaagaacgcctaacttcatataagctctcttagatagagatgagatgtgaagtttccagtatacattataagaaaaggacagaccgaggatgttcagtgtagaagagggagagctgatgtcattgaagaggagatagttatcTGTAAGGTTGTGTGGTGTtggcagatggaggaattgaatttttgaggcactgaacaatactaaatttgctgtACCCCAgtaagaaattttagagagatcagaagtcaggcactctgtggcttccctgcatgaactgtttactttctgaagggttggggTTTTACGACAAGacgaaga
Above is a window of Scylla paramamosain isolate STU-SP2022 chromosome 31, ASM3559412v1, whole genome shotgun sequence DNA encoding:
- the LOC135116440 gene encoding A disintegrin and metalloproteinase with thrombospondin motifs like, translating into MKTSPVLLLLCVWAAHAHASALGAQSLERSSAFLRLGIARSSGAPLKLRVEAFSQRHSLRLQPAAAPFAKTFKLQITSRDEQGRVIIKDIAHDKDDDATDLYEDPEAGSVVRLNAAGIEGFISPSLALNTAADGRYEAVRQNYVAEPAHHTSDYLEVPKEARNQYQSTATGRVATSATVEMYIVVDSTLTAKLGSNTNVKNYLGVFWNAVNLRFATMTDPKINLVLAGALIVRDSSDETYINDNILTQNYINGDNTLTSLSKWAFNQRDSLPSHDMVYLMTGKDMASVENGSIQKNLAGIAWLSAACVVVPSQKLSYNTAMGEDSALYTGVMTAAHEVAHNLGAPHDGSGSATSCSWDQGYIMSYVQGNPNKLFFSPCSKSLMKEYISRNGAACLHTDTATSQITLSSTLPGEKVSLDQQCQAATKESGAYASMSVTEDSLCVQLVCQWKKQEGMYIYTYTQSTGRPAAEGSLCKSGGKCKDGSCQ